The nucleotide sequence ccgtataaattaaaattctagcaagtaagaagttttttatttttctttcatataaaattttcgataactAACGATATTACGGTAACGATATTTGAAATcgctaattattaattaaagtatcctctttttagagttgcttcgttagttaaatcagcgtcaaaaaagttcattttgtatcttggatccaaataagttaacatatcttatcagctttcttattaatttcatttttattcaaatatcgcaataatgtggcaatgtagggtatcacttcagaaatgcatgAGTGTGGAGATAAGCTCGATTATTTTACACGTTATTTTTGCGATTGTTGCGAAATCATGACGAATTTGATGTCCGTTTTCGAAAATTCAAAATGGAGGACACAAAATGGCGGGcgcatttttttaaagtgtacccccttgttaaaaattttaaaaattgtaagaaaTGAGGATAATTTTAAGGTGGATTTCTAGAAAAAAGgttaatatcaaaaacaataaataaaagaaattaatcgatcgcaattgataataatattaataataaaataacttaataactaaaatacaaaagcaactaataattaattataattaataataacaaaattaataataaataataatataatttgtaagtaattaacttttattgtaagattgttatttttagttgctTTTGTATTTTAGTTATACTCTGATGAAGATCGAAAAAAACGATCGAAATATTAGtatgaaaaaaaacagtttctttttataaaaaagatcgTCTCacgaataattatttaatatttatatcaaaaactaCCACAAGTAGCCTACAAGTAGTGATGCATGTAACAATCAAACCTTTCTTATTGTTAGCGCTACCCAGGATGAACGACGCTACCGGTttgatttatactttaaaattagtacaGCACATTTAATTATTGCAATATCATTGCAGAGTTCACACCAGTTATTGCAGTTTTTGAAACAAGTCTGCAGGGGTTTCGCATTTGAGGAAAACTGGTTGTGTATTAAAGACTGTATTTTGAGGATGTtgttttgtaaatataaatttacatcTAATCTCATCTCACTACATCTCTGGTACTACTTGTATGCTAAGCTTCGCTTAAACAGCGATTTTTtgcgaaactatatggaatatcaaAATTCGCAAAATGAACAAAATTGCCGACACcctcaaaaatcgggtacttttacCAATTAACTtgcgataaaaagaaatcatggagccgaaaattttcaaattcacatATGTTAcatagaaatgttcagtggacatggataataaatattattattaccataAGGCTTTTTAAATCGGCACGTTCTTCTGGATTTTTCTTAAGACATTTATCaacaaaatctttaaattcatCACTGAAAATTCCTGATGGTAATTTGGGTGGAGGCTCATTCACTATGTAATCTAAGAGTTCAAAAATAGCCATTGGTCTGGGTCCGTTTGTATGCCCGGGTGATTCCCCATCCGCTTTTGGTCCAAATATCGAAGCCAAAGTTCTCGCATCCGGTGGGGGAATCGGATACATTCCTATCGCCATCTCAACCAGTGATAAACCTAAGGACCATATATCACTTTGTACGGAATAATGAGTGCCTTGTAAACGTTCTggctgtttaaaaaaaaatttattaaaaaattcatcttaaaaaaacatttttctccttACAGACATGTAACTTCTTGTACCAACAAAAGAATTAGCCATTGAATCAATTAACTGCCCAGAAACGCCAAAATCGCATATTTTGATTTCACCACTACTATTAATTAGAATATTACTGGGCTTAACATCTCGGTGCATAATCGAATGTTTCTCTCTCAAATAACTCAACCCCTTCAAAACTGCCAAAGTGATTTTACCAAGAATATTCTCTGGAATTCTAGAAgctttcttcaatattaaatcCAAAGACCCCGCATCCATATATTCCATACAAATACTAATTTCCCCATCGCTATAAAACGCGCCATAAAAACCGACGATATGCGCAAAATTACAATCATGCAAAACTTTCAATTCGCGCTGAATTTGCTTTTTTATTGCTGGTTTCACTTCTaagtgaattaattttttcgccATTATGAGCCCTAAGACTTTATGGCGAACTTTCATCACAACACCTCCATTTCCAGAACCAAGCTCCcccaatttttcaaaatcatcatcGCTCAACTCGCCAtcaattttctctttttgaCAAAGAAACTCTTCTATACGCTTTTTTTGCACATCATCCATATCTAATTCTTCTAAACGCGCTGTTAAGTTATCAATACTATTTCCACCCACTAAATTATTAGGCCTAAAAAgtaatattcaattatttatttaattagtaataattttagttatttaatttaacttacgctattgatgcttctggaaAAGCAACGTTTGTAGGTGTAACAGTTTGATTTTGATCGAGTAAACCCGGAGgtaaagtgaggttaagtttATTCTTAGACATTTTAATCGTCGAAATTCGCCTTATTTAAATCCCCGTTTATGTTTTCAAACAAATACTTAATAATCTACATGGtctgaaaaaaaatcagaCTTTTAACACCCGCATTTATTTCCTTAGCCCCACCCggaataaaaatggaaaaaataaaaacccaCCTAAGCGAAGGCACCGTCTAAACTCTTAACGGGGTTTCCATTAATTCCATTCCATTCGGTTCAACGAACGTCGAAAACACGACGAAACGTACACAGAACCAGAAAGACACTACCGTCACGTTGCCGAGCACTCTGCGCTACTGGAaaccataaaataataaaaaggaaaGGAAACGTCGTTAACCGACTTACAGGACGTACTGTAGACGGTAGATCATTGCAGAACACTGTAAAAGTCAAAGTTGCGAATAAGAGGTTGTCTCATTTTCTCATATATACGTCACCAAATTCTCCCTAACACGTAAGCATGACGTCACCACTTCCACACAAtccatataaataaataataaaaaaaacctttaactttattaatacttaaattaatgaattaatttaaatttccttcttacatattttttttgaggttgttAATACTGCTAAAAGATGGCGGTAGTAACTTCATTTTCGTAATTGTGTTGTATAATGTAATTAAAGATGGAGGAGTTCGAAAATTAGCCTAGAAATATCGCGGACAACATCGTACTGATAAGCAGCGACCGAAAAAAGTTGAATCTAAGGATGAAGCTTCAAAAGATAAAACTCTTGAGTCTTAAGAATCTtgagaaaatgattttaaaacttattagtTGCAGTAGACGTCAAAAACGCCTTCGGATTAGCCCCCTGGGAAAAAATAGTGGAAGCgttgcaaaaaaaaggaatctATTGAATATCATTAAAGATTACCTAAGCGAACGAGATATTGAATATGATGGACACACATACAAGATGAGTAGAGGAGTGCCATACTGGAACCAATACTATGGAATGTCTTCTTTGATCAGCTACTGGTACAAGAACAGAGAGAAAACCTAGATGAGGGAAAACTCTTCGCATATGCAGATGATTTGACCATAGTGATCAGTGGATGGGAGGTCGAGGACATGCGCCAAAATCGAGGGGTAAACCGCTAGTTCAAATTTTGTGCACCTACTTCCCCTTTCACATATCGCTCACCGGCGACAATAGTGACAACTCAAAATTAAACTTTGTGGAGAAATctcaatttaaagttttggaTATTTTTCTCCCCATGTTCTAAACGTCATTTGATTAAGTTCAATGAAATTGGcagtgattattaattagtttttacgGTCTAAAATAGTgggaaatttcaaaatgttttttcttttttaaaaaagtccATATTTGTAAGATATGCCACTATTGTCTAAACTACATGGCATAGTGTTgggaaacaaattttgaaaagtgctacaaaaatgttaatattcaacaagtttctttattttattggaacaaagaaaattaaaggaaaaataCAGATGGaaagtatacaaaaaaatcaattttggcGTCTAGTCATTCATTTCACTCTGAACTTAAACTAGTATAAAAGTAACTGTGGCATTTCTTTATAGCGTTGGTTTTCACTAAATACATCAGAtcctcatatttttttttagcaataGGTAGAGGATTACTGtaaacttttttcatttcaaaacctGAAAAAGTGGAGAGAAGCGTCCTTGAACGTCTTCCACTAATTAATTTGACTTCTTTAAAATCTGGGCACTTAAAAGATGTCTTATAAAAAAACGAGTCTAAGTGACTTTTCTCAACCCTAATTACTGAGGCGTCAGCCATTTTGAAAGTCTCTCCGTCtgtgtttttttgaaaatttacagTGGTTTGTTCAGTTAAGTGCTTTAAGTCAAAAAAGTCTTCATGCGACAGCTCTATAACGTTATAAGGTTTGCCAGTTTTTTTTGAGGTTTGTATTATAGCTGTATACTGAGGTGGCATATAAATGGGACCTGATTTTAAAGCccttttgacgtttctttctaTTAAAGAATGGACGTTGTCGCCCTCATTCTGCGTATGCCCAGTAATAAGGTATTTATGATTAATTGCtttgattttataattagCTACGGCATACAAATAAGCTGCAATGatgaatttgtttttttgttggcCTGTACAATTATCAGAATAGAATACTATTTCAAGATTGTCATTATTACAGACAGCagctttttcttttaagtaGTGCAATAAACATGTTCCTATTTCAATTGCTCCTCTCTTCCCTTGTCCCTCATGCCACAAGTAACAGTTTACAGATCCTTGTCTTTTTTGAGTAAGATCTGCCACCGTAAAATTGTAAGTTGACAATTTGGATCTGTAATAAAACGATGAGACTTGCCCGTTAGGAGTTGGTAGAGTAGCCTGCAAATCGAAACAAGCAACTTGATACAAGGAAGAACTTCTCTCTTTgtctgttttcttttcttccctgctcaattctttttcttcaatGTGGGAGTTGTTTGTCTTCTaactttttcttctcttcttcacTAGAATTTTCAAAAGTGACACAAGCTTGGCACTGATCTATATTTAAATTCGTGATTAAAGATATTTCTGTACATCGTTAAATTTGCAAAAGGTTTTCCCTGGTTTTCGCATTCAGTTTTATAATGACGATGTAACTGAGCAATGGTCTTACTTCCTTCGATATACAGTTTTTCAGAATGCTTTCTTGTATAATGACTCTCGATGGTAAGAATAGAGGAGATGTGAGCCCGAACACCTTCTTTTATACTCTTGTCAACTTCTTTATGGTTAGAATGTTTTCCTCTGTTATCTTCGCTCAaagtacaatttttaattttattgttcgGATGCAGCGCGCAGTAATACCCAGGGTTGctatgaaaaatgttttacagaCTCTCAATTTCTTACCatcttttatgaaaaaaaaaagcatGATTTGCAGCCCTGCTTTCGGTATTGCGTGGATACTTGTATGTAGGGTTAACTTCTTGCATAAGTGATAGAATGTAAGTacgttgttttacaatatCACCCATGTCCCAAcagttttgaaacaaaaacaacCTTTCTTCTTCAGTAAATTTGGTGCTGCATTTCTGTTTGCACTTAGAATCATCACATGGTGGTTTTATTTGTCGTCTTGCAACTTCTAATCCTTTTCCCAACGTTTTGTACGATTTTCCAGAGTTTCTCAAACGTTTAGCACGGAACTTTTTCCAGTCTGATGGTTCTGCTTTTCTTTTCCTTGTTCTTTTCTTCTTAACGTCTATTTTGTCTGATGATTCAACAGTATCCGTGTTATAATTCGGATCTTTAATTGAATCATCTGATGAATAGGGTTCACTGTCAGACGAGTCACTCGATGAAGATGAAGATGAAGAATCGTCTGAATCGTATTGTTCTTCCTCGTCATCTTGCTTGCTTTTATCTGAAATTTGCGTAGGTTCACTGttaataacatcaaaaaatgaaaaaaagcgCAGTTTACCACTAAGTCTAAGCAGTTGTTGTTGTGCTCCAGGAGctacattttctttaacatcaagaatgataatattttgatcattttgaacattaaCGTCCATATTATCGTTAGCACTTAGAATAGTGGAATATTGTTTATTCCTATCAAACGTGTGACCTAAAATTGTATACATTAATGGGTATTTATACGTATAATTGTTAAATCACAATGTACCTGCATTTTCTTTCAAAGCGTGGAAAGATGGTTTATCTTTTGTGTCTATAGTTGGTCCACTGTGAAGCACTTGCGTAAACGTTTCTGCAAAAAGATACTCACCAAGTTAATGTTATCCCTATATTTACTATGaagtctaaaaaaaattaccacaGGTTTCAGAAGATGGAATTGCAGGGGGATTGAGACAGCAGTTAAAATAGAAGCTTTCCACTGTTCACTTTGTTGTGGGTCTCGTTGCTTAATAGCAGTATTATTTTTCAGCCTAAAAATTGCATTGcatttattcaatatttttttattaacttttctggaatttattatttcatactTTATTCCAATGATTGACAACATCTTCTCTCCTCTCCCACCTTTTGTGCCAAGAGTGCTATCCATTTTCTATAATTTATTACCATTTATCATAAACCACAAAACGACGCACAATGGTCTATACCGGCACAGCTAAGAAAACGACTTTAAATCTTCAGGCAATATCGTCATAAGTCAAAATAATCATCACACTATACACTACCTATACTGGCACATTTAACGAAAGTGGCCAACAACACAAAGTCTAGAGTGgcataaatcaaaatgtgccgCTAATGCATACTCAAATCGATGCTACTTCTTCAGATGTGTCACTAGTGCTTACACAAAACAGGACTTTACCTCAAACATGCAACGGCACACTAAAAATATGCCACTATTGAAGTAACAGGATTGGTGGAACACATGAAATGCATTAATGACACATTGTGCCATCTAGGACGGACTATTCGAACTAATATTACACCAGTGTTGATGGACGAAACTgcatcaaattttatatttatacttgTGTTTAAAggcattttgtatttttttgagATGTGCCACTATTGTCGCCGGTGAGCGATATATTTCTTATACTTCCTACTTATATTCCTAGTATTTCTCCGTACTTCCCCGTAATTCCTCTTACATACACGTACCTCCTCTCCCTTCGGACGGCATATCCACGTGTGTATTTAAGTAAAACACCCAAATAaaagtcaataaaaattaacatatattctttggcaaataaaaacattgagtttttctatataaaaacagaaaataataatactgaCAAAACAGATTTAaagctttttataattttgtttgaaagctttgtataatttctttatttctacatCATCATGTCtgctaatttgaaatatgCCGTTACCAAGTAAATTAATGGGACCGTAAAATACATACTCTTCATCTACAACCGCGATGTCTGGTGTTTTTGGCCATACAAAAAAATCCAAATCTTGTCGTAAGATTTTGCAACTTTGACCACAAAAGCAAGTCACAGTgcaagaaaaatgtttatctaatcctttttgaatttttaggCTTATACCATTACATTTTGATTCAAATATTAACCATTGTTCCTGactaacttttgttttaagccAGCACTTAAGAGCTTTTAATATAACGCACTTTTCTGTTTCCTGATCTGTAGCTGCAGTCTCACTTAATGGTTGTGGTGAGGGGTGTGGTAATGTCTGCTCAGAAATGTTTTCAATTATGTCGGTTTGCGTAGACTGAGTCGATATTTTTCTCTCGTATTtgcatttataaaatttggaaattaaaactatttgttttttcgtggcagatagcaatttaaattgctgcggattatttttaaaaatcccgcaaaacaaatttttttcttccaaagttAGTAATTCATGGTAGTCATTTCTAATAAATGCTTCTATTTTTTCTAGACCATTTTCGTCAATCGTACCAAGCAGCACCTCATTATCAAATCCGCTAATAATAAGAATTTccttaacattttcatttaattgaaattgtaGAAAACTTTCGGCCTCTTGAAAACAGCGATAGCGATTTGCCGTCATCCTGGCGCCTAATACAAAACAGAATTTACGAGCGAATTTAGCACCATTGACTCTTCACGAtatgttaatataaatttaaattttaatatgatacTCATTCAATCGTACCTTTGAATGAAAACGATGCTTCTACTAGTAACAATTCACACACCCTTtatgaaacagaaactgcGCACCTAATACTAGATCTAGCTTGTTTATGGAACATCGTAACTTCGATCGTTAGATATCGTGTTTAATCGTGTTCGATCGTGTTTCAATATATCCCCAAATTTCCCTAAATAATTTCCCGTACTGCCCCAAACTTCCTCGATAATTCCCCGTAATTCCTTGTACTTCCCCGTAATTACTCGCATCTCCCCATAATTCCCCAGACTTCCCCGTAATTCGTCGAACTTCCCCATAATTTCTCCGCATTTCCCCTATTTTGTACACCTACTTCCCCAGCGGTTTACCCCTCGGCCAAAATGCACAAATTATAATGCAGAGAGTGATTACTAAGAAAAAACAGAAGCCGTGCTGCTCAAAAGCCAAATAGATCAGACTCAGAGACAAAGAATAAGATCATAGAGGTATGATGATTACTGAGCGCAATGGAGATGGTTGGATGACATCAAGAAGATTGGGAGGATAAATTAGCCTACTTCAACGAGTGAAGATGggctaaaaaagaaaaaagaaaaatgtgtattGAAGACATCGTACTGGTAAGAAGCGACCCAGAGGAGTTGAAGAATATGCTGGAGCCGCTTCATAATCATGCTGTccgaaattaaattaaccgaTTAATAAGTGAATCATGCTGTCCGAAAAATGACCATTTTTTGACCTTATGTATTTATGACCTTTAAAGTCCTTCCACGTGTATAGAACGCAGAAGACGTTCGTCAATATCAAACATACGAAGTTTTGAAAGAATTGATGTATCAAATGATTGAACATCAAATCATTGATGTTTGAAATGCGCTGTACTGTGTCGACGTACGTGCGAAGAGTTAAGAACGGTGTTTAAAGTGGTACGAAGGTGAGCTTTTGGCTTAAAAGTATATTGGATCTATTAGTAAACGTATAATAACATCTTTATTGTGCAAATAATATCTTTATTGTGCAAAAACATTCAAGTGTTACACTCGTCAATCAGTACTACAATCTACAATAACCGTACAGACAagtacaataataattataacataGCAAACGCaatacattaattatagcaaCAATAGTCGTAATTACGAAAATAAACGCAACAAAACACAGCAAATTACGCACGTGATCAATAAgagtcaaaattaattacgGTTCCGATACAcatatattgaaattttcggACGTAATTGTATCGTTTAAAAAGTCAGTACATGAGTAGTAGGCCCGCTCAACCAGGAATTTATGAAGACAGTTCTTTAGAGATTTAAGAGGCAATCCGGCGACAGTGAGTGgcagtttattaaaaaacttgacAGCAACAATATTTACACTTTGGTGACCCCTTGATAATCTGGAATATTTAGGTATGCGACGCCCATTGTTTCTAGTGTGGTGGTGGACCTCACCATGTGTGACAAAATGCTGACTCTGTACCTTAATGTAGAGTATGCTGTGGTATATATACAATGAAGGAAATGTCAGAATTTTCAATGAAACAACAGAATTCCTGCAGTCATCACGATACTTCACATTATTGAGGACACGGACTGCACGTCGCTGTAGTCTGAAGACACGATCGCACGATGAGGTCCCACCCCATGCAACTATTGCATACGACATCAACGATTGGCAGAGGGAAATTCATTGCAAACCACAGCTGGGCATTAGTCTTCGATGAATTAGCTAAACCACAAGCTCAGATCTCTGAAATTAAAGGAATGATTAAACAAACTATAAGGGAGGTTTACTCAGACGATGAAATACTCGAGAGTATTATGGAAAAACTGGTTGGCGGCCTTCAAACTCGATTCGGACGGctcttagaagaacagacaaGGAGAGTTAATGTGcttgagaaagaaaatttaaaattacgaGAAGATACCGATCGACTCGAACAATATTCGCTTACTTGGAATCCCTGAAATTGTGAACGAAGATACCAATGGTAAAGTTTTGGAGATCTTATTGAATTAAGAGTCAAACCACGGGTTTTGATGGATTATATATATCTATGATAAAATATTCCCAATATTGTTCCTCAacttaaaaacattattaatacCAGTATTTCTACTGGAAGTTTTCCTTCAGAGAGCGATTAATGTACCTTTAGCTAAAACTAAACAGTCAAAAGAGTTTTCTGATCCGCTCCCTATAAGCATTCTGCCTGTGTTGTCCAAGGTGTTGGAAAGAGTATTATGGCAAGAATTAAACTCTTGTTACAACAAATAATATCTTGCTTATCTTCCTACAGTTGTGTAACTTCACTCTTAAATATAACAGATGATATCTTGAAGGCTACTGATGAAGGTAAGGTTACACTTTTGTGCCTCTTGGACTACTCTAAGGCCTTCGAATGAATGCATCGATGTTGTTTGCTATCTTGCATTACATTGGATTAAAAGATAGAGCAGTGCAAAACAATGCGAATTTGGCTACTCTTATTGATAAATCCGATCGTCACGGTCTGCTAGTTAAGCCTGATAAAACCGAGTTGATACTTTGTggtccaaaaaaaattaaagccaGACtacacaatttaaaaaatataagcgTTGGTGATATAAAATTGAAACTCAAGGAAAAAGTTAAGAATTTACGAATCGCTTAATTTCAACttacatataaataaatgtatacaGAAGGCGTACGGAAATCTGAAATATATTTACCCCAACAGGAAGTATATTAACAAAAGCACTAAATACCTGCTCTGTGATAGCATGGTTATTTATTTCCTATAAgctaaaacataaaatacaaaagGGGCAAAATTCTTGTTTGGACTAAGTCGAAGGGACCATGTCAGTCATACACTTGTTCTAGCAGATTGGCTAAATATGAATTCTAGACGGTTGGTGAGCCCTTAAATAGGATCAGGTTCCGGTCGGATATCCACACCCTCAACGTTAGATTTAAGGGTACCTTAACACCACCTTTACATAAGACTGAATTATACAAACAAAGTTTTAGCTATCAAATTATGAAGATTTATAATTTCTATTGTTATACCGCTGGATGTGTGTACTTCTGAACAACAGTTTGGGATGCGACTAACGGGGTTATTTCTTAGGAGTTGAGGTAGCGACGTAACGGAGCGCGCATCTTAATCTTGTACCGATATGACGACATTTGATTTGACGACGTCGAGCTTTCCGAACTTTTTGTAAGAACTTTTAGTtcaggatttttttttgttgttcttttttaGTTAGCTGATATCactgttaatattttgatttatatgtTATTATCCTGCACAGAGCGCATTCGTAAATTAGGATATAGTATGGTTTATTAATGGCATGATGGAAGAACGGGCTACCGAATCATGCCATACGATTGGTTGGTCGTCGGAAGATAGAAGCTatgttttattgtaattattattattatattttctttgttattttcttcttggCGATtgattcaataaattattattatattaaggCAAAGAAAACCAGACCACCAAAATAACAGAGATCCTGCGTTCTACCGGTAATAACATATCGCCTGGAAAGCACCGCgcttacaaaaaataataccaaTAGGCTTAGAACAAACCAAAGAGATCAGACTCGGAGACAAAGAATAAGATCATAGAGGTATTAGCGTTGATTACTGGGCGCAACGGAGATGGCTGAATGACATTAAGAAGATTGGGAGGTGAAATTGGCCTACTTCCAGGAGTGGCGACgggttaaaaaagaaaaaaaggaaaatgtgTATTGGAGACATCGTACTGATAAGAAGCGACCCAAAGGAGTTGAAGAGTATGCTGGAGTCGCTTTATAAAGTATCAGCAGAAGTGGGTCTAAGGATGAACCTTCAACACACAAAGATCTTGAGTCCGGATACTCCCCAGTTTTTGATCGAAAATCATATTAATGCAAAGAAAATCAGACCGCCGAAATAACAGAGTTTGGGAAACTCGGATTCAACCTCAAAAACCCTGAACCCTGCGTACTACCGGCAACAATATATCATCTGGAAAGCACCGcgcttacaaaaaaaaagtaataagcTAAGAACAAATCAAAGAGCCATGGAGAGggcaataatttatttattaattgatatCGGGGAGCAACAACACGACAAACCCAATAAAGTTGCTCcacataattattatatacgaAAACcttaaagtaatatttaatgtgattacaaatatgttgttatcttaaattaacattattaaatatttaaattacacaTGATGTGCGCAATCTTCAGAACATGAAAATCAATTCTCGCCATCAGCGATGGGGAATCGGTACGACCATTGCCAAGcttgtacaaaaataaaacgtcatTATATGCATTAGACGCATAGTTACTGTACACTTGTTGGGttttataacacaaatatttaaTCAGTCGTTTCTGGATTCCTTCTAACCTAGTGATATATACGGAATATTGAGGATTCCAGATTACGCCACCAAAGTTTAAGATGCTGTTGACATATGCATTGTACTTACTTATGATTGCGTTGTAGTTTGTGAAATCCTCGGAAGATCGCTTTATAAAGCCATCTACATGAACATCGAAAAGTAGTTTCTGATCTAGTGTTACACCA is from Onthophagus taurus isolate NC chromosome 8, IU_Otau_3.0, whole genome shotgun sequence and encodes:
- the LOC139431136 gene encoding uncharacterized protein, giving the protein MDVNVQNDQNIIILDVKENVAPGAQQQLLRLSGKLRFFSFFDVINSEPTQISDKSKQDDEEEQYDSDDSSSSSSSSDSSDSEPYSSDDSIKDPNYNTDTVESSDKIDVKKKRTRKRKAEPSDWKKFRAKRLRNSGKSYKTLGKGLEVARRQIKPPCDDSKCKQKCSTKFTEEERLFLFQNCWDMGDIVKQRTYILSLMQEVNPTYKYPRNTESRAANHAFFFHKRW
- the LOC111419628 gene encoding dual specificity mitogen-activated protein kinase kinase dSOR1; protein product: MSKNKLNLTLPPGLLDQNQTVTPTNVAFPEASIAPNNLVGGNSIDNLTARLEELDMDDVQKKRIEEFLCQKEKIDGELSDDDFEKLGELGSGNGGVVMKVRHKVLGLIMAKKLIHLEVKPAIKKQIQRELKVLHDCNFAHIVGFYGAFYSDGEISICMEYMDAGSLDLILKKASRIPENILGKITLAVLKGLSYLREKHSIMHRDVKPSNILINSSGEIKICDFGVSGQLIDSMANSFVGTRSYMSPERLQGTHYSVQSDIWSLGLSLVEMAIGMYPIPPPDARTLASIFGPKADGESPGHTNGPRPMAIFELLDYIVNEPPPKLPSGIFSDEFKDFVDKCLKKNPEERADLKSLMNHAWIRRAEQEDVDIAGWVCKTMELQPNTSNKV